TCAAAAAAACTTTATGATTTATCAAGGAATCTGCCGGATAAGGTATACATACTGAATTTCAGCGGCAGATGTGATAACCTTTATTCTTCAATTGAAATGGTAAAAAACGGCGGTAATGTCCCAAAAGGAAAATTACTTGCATTTAATATAGAGGGTTATGCAAATGATTATGTGGAAATTTCCAGACTTATACTTGGCATAAAGGAAATTGCAGATATTTCAGATCCCTGGATAGTATCCATAAGGGAATCGGATGTGGATAATCTTAAGCTATTATATTTTAAAGTTGAAGTTTACTGGAATCTGAGTGAATTTTTAAAAGATGTCGAAATAAGTAAAAAACCTTCTTCCGGCAGTACCGCTGAGCCGGATTTGGATGAAATGTAAATAACGGATTAAAGAATGAAAACAATTTATAAAACTACATTAATTATAGTAATAGTGCTGGCAATAACAGCGGTTTTGTTTTTATGGTTTTTGCCTGCCAGTAAGGAAAGCAGGAGGATTTTAAAGGAAATTGATGAAAAAAGCCGCGAGAAAACCATGCTGGAAAAGGAGATAAACGATCTTCTTCTCTTAAGATCCGATTATTTTTTGCTAAA
This is a stretch of genomic DNA from Actinomycetota bacterium. It encodes these proteins:
- a CDS encoding PilN domain-containing protein; the protein is MKDINLLPKVEKQKKKGHFLFNFFLIILIILLIIISGLSWLSGNSKKELAGKLEIIEKTNFDLNIYRDKLLFYKDFEEDVTYKSSLNQSLSDKTIKWSKKLYDLSRNLPDKVYILNFSGRCDNLYSSIEMVKNGGNVPKGKLLAFNIEGYANDYVEISRLILGIKEIADISDPWIVSIRESDVDNLKLLYFKVEVYWNLSEFLKDVEISKKPSSGSTAEPDLDEM